In Bacillaceae bacterium S4-13-56, the following are encoded in one genomic region:
- a CDS encoding GNAT family N-acetyltransferase, producing MDGPVLMGERVILRPIDLERDVEPWFHAMQDSRLHEWTGNTIPAHRQETYELLEKYKKLDIIIAWSILWKESDQMIGTFWLSVPQEDEKGINFSGDAQRLDVKWWGKGIVSESRELVYRYAFLVENVDEIQSQAWTGNHRSCRSMERVGFKLVKIEDVFNPKYQRIMCQSTYRLSKEDWIKNEEKIELSS from the coding sequence ATGGATGGTCCTGTATTGATGGGGGAAAGAGTGATTCTGCGTCCAATTGATTTAGAGAGAGATGTAGAACCTTGGTTTCATGCCATGCAAGATTCACGACTACATGAATGGACTGGAAATACCATCCCTGCACACAGACAAGAAACATATGAACTTTTGGAAAAGTATAAAAAATTAGACATCATTATCGCTTGGTCAATCTTATGGAAGGAGTCAGATCAAATGATTGGGACATTTTGGCTAAGTGTTCCGCAAGAGGATGAGAAGGGGATCAATTTTTCAGGTGACGCCCAACGATTGGATGTAAAGTGGTGGGGGAAAGGGATTGTTTCGGAGTCAAGAGAACTGGTCTATCGTTATGCCTTTTTAGTTGAGAATGTAGATGAAATACAAAGCCAAGCTTGGACAGGGAATCATCGTTCCTGTCGCTCCATGGAACGGGTAGGATTTAAATTAGTAAAAATTGAGGATGTATTCAACCCTAAATATCAACGGATAATGTGCCAGTCGACTTATCGTTTATCTAAAGAAGATTGGATAAAAAACGAAGAAAAAATAGAACTATCTAGTTGA